AGGGAAACGCCCCCGCCTTTCAGTACTCTCCATTTTTCCCCAGGAAACCATTTTTAAAATGCTTAGTGCTCCATCACTGTGCTTCATCATGTACTTTAAGGCGAGTGCAAGGAAACAGAATTCCTTTAATCTCATTGGAAGTTTTTTTAGTCTCTAAAGGCAAGATGATGTCACTGTCTAAGATGTTGACGTTAATGCTACTTCTGAAATATGAAGGAAAACGGAAGAATGAAATTTTGGgtggaaaatgggaaaaaataaCCCAAATTTCGTAAATTCTCTCCAAATTCCCTCGCTCTAACTTCAAATCCTGATTTCATTATCACCATAGAGATTATGTGGCTAATAACTCCGGTTTTAGGGTTTGTAAGGTCGATCTTTGTGAAGCAAGGTTATGCTCGACGAgataatcctaaattttttgaattagcTTGTCTCAATCATTCATACATATTTAAGTAGACACGATGTCATACAATGTTATCATTACAAGTAGTGTTCGAAACTTATAATTAAACTGTCTCCACAGCAAGGTAATGGGAGTGTGGTTCCTCTGTTAATAAGAAACGTCGTGATGGTTGCGTTGCTATCCTATCACAACCACGTAAAGTGGCGCACgtattatggcacttgaatcaCCTAAACCTCTTTTTTAAGAAGTGACAATCCGAGCAAGACTACTACTTATGCTGACACCCGCCCCTGATTTGATTTTCCAGGCCTCTCACTTCTTCACGGTATCTCGGAGAGGATGATGTCcacgtcttcttctttttcaggaTCAGAGTTTCTGCTGTTCATCCTCCACCATCCGTGGAGGGGAGAAGCTTCATGCAAGAGGATCTTCTGTTTGTCCCACTATTCCTCATCCTGGAAATTGGGTGAGTCAAAATGGACCTGTCCGAAATCGGTCCAACATGTGCAGTTGATCCTATATGAACAGTCGGTTCCACATGTGCAGTTGATCCTATATGAACAGGATTCGTAGTAAGTGGTCGAATGCGTGGAAGCCGCCCCTCATCCAACGGCAGACTCGGACCGACCAACTCAGTctaaaggtaaaaaaatttgacgCCCTATAACACCATATATATCCAATAGAATCATGCTAAGTTGCTCTTAAACAGAATGTGTGCTATAACATGATTCTTTCGTGATATAAAACGTGAACCATCGTCCAATTTCACGATGAATGACGTGAAacaggagggaaaaaaaaaacctcctcGTGGGCGCTCTTCCCATGCAGTATACATGGGGGGGGACTTGCTTCTTCAATGGGGAGGACGTGTATGCCACTTGACAGAAATAATAGTGAGTGGAGATATTTAAAAATGACAATAGATGCACAGAAAGCTTGTGGCCACATTCTTTGTTCGACAAAATTGACGAATCATTTCTAGCCCCCTCTAAAAAGAGATCACATGCTAGAATCTTATAGGGCGTGATGAGTCATGAATGCAATTTAAAACAAACTACTGGAGCCAATGGATGGCTCAACAGTAGGTTCAGTTCCCACCATCTTCCTACATCAGAATTCAGGTCTGAACAGTGTCTGATAAAAACTCAAGTGTTCACTCTCACTTCCAAGATTGTTCATGAACCCTAACCAAGACATTCCAAGAGGCCTATGTTCAGAGCCAATCCAGTAATCATTAAGCATCCCGGTGAAGTACTACTATTTAGCTAACACAGCACCTACTTGGAGTAAGCATGCAAACATTCTCTCACCACAAAGGAAAATGGGGAATGCTTATATTCATCTCTCGACAAAATCACATCCTGTGGCGTCTTGACTCTTCAGAATGGTCAAATCAtacaaaaaggcaaaaagagacAGTTGGACATACAATAAGGGAGTCTCAGAGACAGTTAGCTAGCCCGAAAATCCAAGAAGAGATGCATTTTCTGCAAGAGGAGATCGCGAGTGCCAAATGGAGGCTTCGCATTGATGGTCCAATCCTTTTCAAGAATGCCAGACTTGGCACCAGCAAGCATTTCGTCGTGGAAGGCAGACACTATTTGGTAGATGGATGTCCTAAGAACATCAGCAATAGCATATGCTTTAGAATGCAGAGGAGAACCTCTTTTCTTACTCATGGTACTGGACGGAAAATACTTTCTTCCAGCATTTGGGGTCGCCCATTTAATACCCCCGGCTCCCATAAACTGGTGCTGGGACTGCAAGTGGGTCCTCTTCCCCATGAATGATTCAACCGCGAGTAGGCAAGACAATAGAGTAGATAAAACAGCAGCGTTGCTGCCAGAAAGCTGAGCAACGCCATATCTGTCCTCCTTGTGTGAGTGCACAGTCAGAGAGGCAGCAGCTCTGGCACACCACGCATACAGCTGtacaaaatcaagaatataCAAAACTTCGAGTCATTAGAACTATAAGCCATCATGATTCAgcaatataattttctttgctACATCTAGTTAAAAATGACAGTCAAGTAACATGGCAACCTCCAATAAGAAAGAAGCTCAAGTTGTTTAGGCTCTCTACTGGCATAGGCACTTTAAAGCATAAGTCCTAAGCTCTTTTGCCTTTCCATCTTCTAACTTTTGCTCCAGAAGCTCTCTTGGGAAAGTAAAACACCAACCCCCCCcaacccttttcctttttttctccttttcagtACACGTTAAATCTCGATTCGCAAGTTGACAACTGAGATTACTAATAAAGATATATAGATTACTAAGTTTGATAGGGTGGTGCGACTTCTAGAAAAGCTAAAGCAacctaaaaagggaaaaagagagatgaCTAGCATTCAAACCCAAAGCTTTCTCAGGTTGCCCACTGACACCCATCAATAGTGTGTGTGAGGAATGGGGGTAAAATTCTGTTGATAATGCACATGTCATTTCACAGATACATTCTCCAGATCAGTATGTGACAGAGAAGGCAAATGTTCAATGGCACATGCATTTAATTGCTAAAAGGGACATGTAGAGGCATTTAACAGCCAAGTACCCAAGCATGGCTGATATATACAGTGGATTGATTTGCAAACAAAGGTGCTTTCAAATAACATTCATGTCACAAATGTGAACTGCAAAACAGAACTGCGTCACTAATTTCCAGAATGCCAAGTTTAAGCATGACAAAAGAGAAATGCATGCTACGGTAGCATCTCTAATGTTCTGCAAATGAAGTACAGAATGAAATTTGCACAATAACAGACACCAGACTACATGCAGGAAGCAAAAGGTGACAAGGACGGATAGTTTGCCATACCTGATAATGATGTAGTGGTTCATAGCAAGATGAATCAAGATGAAGGTCAGTAGGGGACAGTAACTGATTTGAAAGTGGGTAGCTTTTATCAGCAGAAGTTTCCAGACCTTCAGCTAATTTTGCTGCTAGCTTTTCCAAAGGCCTCAGGCATACAGCTATAACTCTTTTGTAAGTGTCGccagtttcttcaaagaaaGCAGCTCGACGCCAAGTATCCACATTATTCTCACTAATCATGCAGAGATCAAGATAAGCAAGATAGTGAACAAGTGAACTTGGGTGACTTTCCTCCAAGGCTGCAAGAAGTGGTTCGCTTGGATTTGTTTCTGCTGCAGCCGATCCTCTTGGGGGAGCAAATATGAACCTCTTTGTATGCAAGACCTGAAGCCACACGAAAGATATCAGACAGAAGGAAATCTTGGCAAGGAGACATGTAAATAAGGAAACAGTTCAGCCATACAAATGACACAACTTCAGCAAATCCTCCACGACATGAAGAAAAGACACAAGAAAGCATATATTGTTCACGAAAACGAAACATGGTCATTCAAGTTAGTACATGAATACACCagatcaaaaaataaaaaattctctttcctttcaaCAGACCAACAGTTTTCTCCTACGAAACTTTTTATCCCACAGGCACAGAGGTATTATGATTTCCAATCCTTGCCTTCATCTGTTATAATATAAGATGCCACTAAGCCACAAGGGTTTCAGCAAtctttcatcttctttatcTGGAAGCTACCACCAACTCTTCTTGCTCAGATTTATCTCCTCCGAGccgttttctttaaaaaaaaaaaatcattcttcATGACAAAAGCTTAAAATGAACAGGTCTACCAATCTAACATCTTCTTGGcactaaataaaggaaaagggTTCCAAAAGATCATGTAAAAACCACTAATAAAGatcgaaaaagaataatttgggGCATACACATGGTGGTTGCTCATAAAGAATGCCGGATCTTGGTTCAAAAAAGCTCTTTATTTCTCCAGAATATATAGCCAAAGGTCAACGGTTTAATCATATTAGATAAAAACAGATTAACGATTGTCAACACGAATTAACTGATTAGATTTAGCCCCATAAAAACCTAACTCATCTTCAGTCACTTCAGGATCAATCATGTTTCATTATTGTAGAAATTTATGGCTAAAGACATAtctggagagaaaaaaaaaacacgagatATGTGCCTGTGAAGTAAAAAATTCCAGTTCTGCAGTAACTAGATCAAGGATTCAGAGAGCCATTCCATAAGATAGATGATGAAGCAAAGTTTGCACATATTTTACATCTATCAAAAGGGATATTAACATATACAAACCTTACATACGATATGCGACCACTATAGCCACAAGCACTAACCTGGTGCAAATGATGACTCAATTCCCAGCAAAGGAAAACAGCAAGAGTGCCCATGTAAAAGATAATTTGCTCAAGCAAGAATCTTCCCATGCTAGTCTGAACGTAGCAATGATCAGGAAGAAATGCTAACAGCAGAGATGAAAAAATATAGGCAGCACCAGAAAATTTAAAAGCATTTCTGGCAGCAGAAGGCAATCCCATCTTGAAGCTGAAGTATAGTGTCCGCTGTTTGGTAGAAATCGATGTCAGAAAATCATGTGCAATActttaaaaaatagagaaatcagcCTACTAAGTGAAATTCAGAAATGAAGATTCTGTAATGGATAAACCAGTAAATTCCACAATTCAACTTGCAGACCCTCTCCCAATTCACCAAAGCATCTTTAGTAAACCACTCTGATCATACGTTTCACTAAACAGGTTGCAATCACTTATCTAGGGTCCTACTGAAAGCTAACCTGAGTAATCACAAACTCTGCCAACCAATTCAAGAGCCACATCAGCACCAGATTATTTGGCAGTTTGCAGTTTAACTTTTCCATAATTTTAAACTCGAGGCAATCACCATCTTCCATGTAAAAGAAGGTAGAAACTCGATGCAAAAACCATGAAGTTGCTGTTTAAAAACTCCCCAACCACAGGTTAGCCACGCTGCAACTAATGGTAGCCTATGGCCAGTGCTCGTGTGTGCAGCCATGTGAACATGTTGCCCCCAGTCAGGAGTAATCGTGCATGGGACATGGAACTTTCTCCACCAGTGAGCAGTGGCACCCAAAAGAATTATTAAGCGCCTTTTTGGTAAATATGTTTATCGCATGCCATGCATAAATTCCAAAGGAGACTGCATAAGAACTAACAATACAAAGTACTCTTGATGGCTTGACCCATATATTCCCACCCATCCCAGAGGTAGATCTCTACATTAGCACTAAAAATAACCTCCTTCATTAGCTGGCAACAAATTCAGGCTATTCTGCTCCTTCATCAATGGGGGAGGTAAGTGCATTAGTTCTTCACGACTGTGGCATTAATTTAATGTGTCTGTGACTTATTAGTGTGTCTTAAGTATACTAATCAATAACAATCTTATATCATGATAGTTTTCCGTAAGTC
The sequence above is drawn from the Eucalyptus grandis isolate ANBG69807.140 chromosome 11, ASM1654582v1, whole genome shotgun sequence genome and encodes:
- the LOC104425867 gene encoding uncharacterized protein LOC104425867 codes for the protein MPPLPPDTIPRKRFLGFLIWQSIPTTLLFLLSTSSVLAFLLRFASFHLSQLLFSASLSFLSSPRPDRPASPLELALGLVRSAVESRPAPPELRRRARASLAIATFVVACAVSSFVGAAAVCWGVSSGDSIGRVVGFRGFVVGLLYGVLYVYKRRWVLKFSIVQRTLYFSFKMGLPSAARNAFKFSGAAYIFSSLLLAFLPDHCYVQTSMGRFLLEQIIFYMGTLAVFLCWELSHHLHQVLHTKRFIFAPPRGSAAAETNPSEPLLAALEESHPSSLVHYLAYLDLCMISENNVDTWRRAAFFEETGDTYKRVIAVCLRPLEKLAAKLAEGLETSADKSYPLSNQLLSPTDLHLDSSCYEPLHHYQLYAWCARAAASLTVHSHKEDRYGVAQLSGSNAAVLSTLLSCLLAVESFMGKRTHLQSQHQFMGAGGIKWATPNAGRKYFPSSTMSKKRGSPLHSKAYAIADVLRTSIYQIVSAFHDEMLAGAKSGILEKDWTINAKPPFGTRDLLLQKMHLFLDFRAS